AATATCTACGAGTTACGTACACTGCGGTTTAGTGGCGGGGCACCATATAAGAAATGaaacacatttaatttaataaacattaattttccaCCCACaccaaatataatattcatagaaatattaaattcgTATTTGTTGCCTATATTAGGCTTCATTTTAATTCCACCCAACTTTAATTAaagctttaaaattaaattattacagtcGACGTAATGTTTAGTGATGAAATGTATGACAGGAAGATGGTGATTCTATTTATAGCCAAGtgattcattaattttacaatgCTGGTAATGacatacatactatgtataAAAACTCAGTGCATTCATATCTGCAACCTGTCTGCCCTGTCCGTGATGCAACTGCCCTGACCTGCGCATGCGCTTCGCCATAAACGTTGTACGAGCCTTTGTATTGACGGTGTATCAATAAAGTGCGTTATTGTGGATTACGAATTATGATTCAgtcataacaaaattaaaataaaatgagccAAGGAATGCGGAATATTAAATTCCTACTTGTAGATAACCTCGATGATTTAGTTAAAAATTTTGTCTTTGTTATGAAACTAAAGTACCAAATAAACAAGTTTGTGAAATACCAGATTGCTCTCATCGCGGTAACGGTCCGTTAAACTCTTTAATGAATTTCATCTAATATCATCAAGaacttgttttcttttattacgtAGATTTGACTCAGGTTGAACATACGAAGAAATTGTAAGTGTCCGTACACAATCTCAAGTATGCATCACCATAAAGATTGCTTACGGATGAAACGTGACCAATTCTCTCGTGGATTCATGACAGGAAGATGATGCGTATCGTGGTGTCGATGCTCCCACAGATATGTGGTCAAAATAAGTGTAGAGAATCAGCAGTAATGTCAGTATTACCACACATCCGGTACTCGACCAACTAAATAGTAAAAAGTCTTCCGTTCCGCACATAACATTTCAATTTGGACGCGCGTTTCAACAGGCGAGACGGTCGGTTGAACGACGCTTTTTGTCAACTTTGTGTCTAATTTGCTTTGCCCTAAAAACAAGACGTTGCTGTTCGCCTCGCTTTCTTCCTCACGTCTTTATCCACAATTCTAATACAAATGACATAAAAGGTGGAAAATTTACTAAGTACCGAACTGAAGCCAAGGAATTTGCTGTTAACCGAACCGATTGGATTTATTTTGAGTTAAGGGCGTATGGAATTGGCGATGTTAAATCGGTCGATGGTTATTAAATCAGCGTGTGGTACCTACCATTTATGACCCTCTCAAGTGCAATATAAGATCATTTTACATTTCTATTTCCGACCAGTGAAGCGGTTCGACGAATGTCCGACGATTATGTTTTTACTTAGATCCCAGCTTCGCACTTGACTTGAATGCTTTCCGCTTGTTGCCCGCCATGGTTAGCTGATAGACTTTTTTCAtagctttgttttattttaacaacgGTTTCATTTCCCCTTTTTTGCGATTAGAAATTCGATATCATTTCGTTTTAATCATGTAATATATCTGTGCAGTTTTGTGGCACAAGTTATGATTTTAATGTgtctaaattaaaatctaaataataactGAGAAACTGTAGGTAAGATATTGGTTTTCTTACATATTTAAATCTGAAGTTATTTTTTCTGTTGTAGTTTAACTGTGCACTTTTTCTTACATCATTAATTAAATGCCATTCTCACCTGACTTGCGCTACCTATTATTCAGTATAATGAGCCTTTTTATGTCTGCTCAAATTACATTTCGTTGTGTCAATTGTGGTCACAAAGGCAATGTAAGTACCTACGAGTATAATGTCGGGCCTTAATGTTGTGTTTCCTATTTACTTATCTACCGTTcttgtaggtactttatttaagGAACCTTTTCTCTTCTACGTAGTGTTTGGTTACAAAAATCAATAGATTGCTGAGAAAAGAGACAACGCGTTATTTAAACGAATAAGCAACGCGTTACTTAGACAACCTACTTTACCGATACAGGTACTGGCTCTAATAAGTCCTCTGTATTCACACTTCCATATATTCAAAGCTTTATTTGTCTTTAGCAAACAGTGTCACtcgttttataaattaatttctattgtAAATAGATTGCATATATGGTGGTACCGTTTCTTGGCTTCGGTATCGGAAGCGCTTTACCTACTGCAtccatttgaatttaaataagcTGATTGTCTATATATATATGTTATGAACTTGTTCTGTATATGGTAATGTGGTAAGTTTTGTGGGCGAGGTTGTCGTCATTATTAGTCAACGATTGCATCAATGTTTATGCCTGATGACCGGTCAAGTTCGCCATATTATAATTTGGCCCAGAAATAACATGTCCCCTGCGTCAAAATAACTGTCCAgcgaataaataaacataccaGATTTAATTCTTCGAATAAGGCTCTTAATTAATGTgtgtttattagtattttatgcGTTGCCATACCGTTCAATTCAATCGATTGCGATGTAGCTTTGTCAACTGATTGCTTGCACTTACGCGAAGGCTACAGACATTAACCACCTACGTAGATATTTGTGTACACAGATGGGTACTTCCTAAATTATACTAAGAATATAAATTCTgtttctatataaaattaaaataggtattttcACTGGcagataaatataaaagaaaccgGTCTGCTGACCTTACCAGGTTGGAACACGCAACATTTGTCGTACACATTCGTTATACAAAACATCCATTAATTTGTGATGGGATTCTACAACGGCAaaatggattttgataaatcGCGGTGAATCGAATAGCCCGTAAATAATCCAACAGTTTTTAGATTACGTGGCTAGACTCCATcatgtttaattgtttatttttctcaagtattgtgtttatttataatattagcccAGTTTTTAAGTAGCGCCCTCTGTCTATGACTTTCCAATGAGTACTTACCTACTTGTCACTGGTTTAATAGAAGTACAGAGGTCAGTTTGAGGTCATAGCTTGTCTCTCACCTCATTGGTCTCTATTCATATTCAATCATTTTCTTTAACATGGGGGTTCTATCTTTGATAGCGAAAgttgtgattattttaaatagtacGTAACAAGAAAAGAATCAAAGGATAACTTCCATTGATTCTACATAAATTAGCTCCTATCCTTCTAAAGAAAACTAGCTTTTGAGTTTCGCGAAGTAGCCCTACTTAACGAACGTTTGTAAACCTACACCATACGATTGACGATGCATTCTGCAGCTTAAATGGCCAATTGTCTCGCTTTTCAACGAAGATCATCCCTATTCCTTCCGCTGAATCATTAAGAATCAATTTGCATTCAAAATGCAACCCTTTACCGTTGCGAAAAGGATGTAATTACAACACGTACTATGTTTGCGTGTACtttaaaacatgtatttttatactatCGCCGGATGCGTCCATTTCGCTGGCATTACTGTAGTGTGTTCCTCGCGTTTATCCTACCACTTAATCAATTACAGCTTATAAGGCACAGCTTCCCGCTATAGGTTTACCGACCCACATGTCCTGCGTCATCGTAATAATGATGACGTCACCCCTGCCGACCTTGTTGAGGGCTTGGACAGCCAGCATATGTGATGATCTCTTTTCTGTGTTTACACCCACATATGTTTTGTGCAGTTAAACAGTGTGTCACGGTCACCAACCAATTATTCCATATATACTGAACAGATCGTTCAGTACATAAAATGTGTACATCGACAATATTGAGTTTTGATAACAGTAAGCAAGTACTCACGATAGAAAGGATTGTCATTCCGATTCACTTCGATTACCTTCAACTCAGTTTGTCCTTAGCTTAGTTAGGTAGAGAGTCATAGTGACGAATTGTGTAAAATGTAGAAACCTACACCACACCTGGATAACTGTTGCCGCCTTGTTGTTAgttatttaccgacttaaagAAAGAGGAGGTTCTTAGATATCTTATTAGACAGTTATTAGAATGCTTTCTGTCTAACCAGTCTTGTGTAGACTTCTCTCCTCgtgtcaaattaaaaaatactcgCAGACGGCATAGCGCCTCGAACTCGAAAATATCATCGTGAGCATTTTTAATTTGTCGTCTAGACACATCATATGCAGATATTCTGACTTCACTTGAGGGGCAAGGTAATGTGACAATCAAATCCTTACTATAATGCAAGTATTCCATTGTTTAAATCATAGTCCGATTGAAACTCTTCGGAAACATAGAAACTGAATACGAGGATCTCGAATTGCGACGTAGGGTATTAGAGACGTAAGCATCGATCACTTTTACTGAAAGCACCATGTAATTAAAGCACTAATTATGTATCTGTATGGCCGATGATTCGTAAACCCACCTGAGTATCACAATATCACAACTGAAAGTCCACACTGTACTAGCACTTCACTGACTGGTAGCAGTTCGCACGGCGGCGGTGCGGCCACGCCACTCGGACCTGTGATCGGAGTGAGGcgttgcgcgcgcgccgcttgCTCGAGTGGGAGGCGATACTCGCTTATCCTGCAACACTGTGCTGACCAAACGCAATTATTGACCACTGACTATACAGACGGTACTTATGTACGTAAACGTTTTTAATTGCTCATATTACATTCGGGGGTCACGTTCGCTACCTCTTCGAACTGATGTGTttactatgtaaatattataaagctggtAAAGTTGGAAATATTCTCCAGATTCGTGTTTTAAAGCTTTGATGTTTAAAGTACCTATAGCGACTATATTTGAAAAAGTTTTGTCATAATAATGTATAAGCCACCGTATTGTTGTTTTTACTTCCGAAATCAGTGAACTCTGCACATGTTTGTTGTGTTTGTGCGATTGTTTGTTAGGTACCATCACAGGACGTTACTGCTTAGAGCATATTACCAATGACTTTGATGAACAATGTTCGCAATGTGAAAAGACAATCATGTTACCTATAGGTAATTCTTTTTTGCGGCTCTAGTTTTTTTTCCTGTGGGCGGAGCGGACTCGCGTTAATTTGTAGGCGTTACTCTTTACCTGTGGTCGCGTCACAAGGTTGTATTACTCACTGTCTTGTACCGATGCGATTTATGGAACGTGTAAAAAAGCCTTTAGAACAAGGCTTTAGAGTGGAACGTTCCACAGACTACAAGAGCGACTATTGCATATtctatttacatattaacttaTTAGTTATGTCtaagcttattattattaacctgTAACTCCTGTGGTGCTGCGggtgcgggtgtccatgggtggcgctgatcgcttaccatcagtggaccagtctgctcgtttgccccctatttcataaaaaaaatacttatattatgcGCATGGAGTACCACGGAGTATATAGACCTCGTATACTATTATGTAAAAGGCTAAATTTATAAATTGCATTGCATTATATTGCATCTCCATCTTATCTTGCaatcaatctttgaaatatttatttgtattttttcataGCATAAATATGTCTAAGTTACTACTGACTTGTTTAGAGATAAATTCAGCCGCGATAATCCTGATTCTCACATTCAGTTATGTATTGAAATCATATCGCACAATGCTTTAATAAGCTATTTCTATTTTCCAGGTCCCCGACTGCACCAGAAGacattataaatgaaatctGTTCACATCTTCACACGCTGATATTTGACACGCTGCCGACGGCTATCAGTGCAGGTCGGGATGTGTGCCTGGCGAATGCTTTGTACCTGTACCTCATATTGGCGACCCGGTACCACGTCGCAGACCAGAGCACCCTGGTGCATAGAGCATTACAGCACAAATCCTACGAAGTCATACTCACGGCTCTAAACTACCTCCTCATACTTCATAAACAGTTGGAACCCGACAATAACATGTTCCATGAACATCTTGTATCAATAGCTGACCCATCCACTCTGAAAGAAATCAAAAATAAGGACTACATCCAACTACTGTGTGATGTTCTGAAGAGCCACTACATGGAGTGTCGAGAAAAAAGTTTGAAGATCTTAGTACTTGAGGGGAACACACAGCGCGATATCATAGAGACCAAATACCAAACAGGGGTTACTGTGACTGATGATATGGTCATAGAGAAGTTGATTGACTGCATTCAGACAGAGTATGAAACCCTGACTCACGTGTACTTGCAAAGTCTGGTAAACTTTGTGTCGGAGAGAATACAGGCAGGGAGTATATGTAGCCGTGTGGTGCTGGACGTGGTGCGCACTGTGTACGAGTGCAGCTCTGCCGAGAACTGCGAGAGCACTAGGAAGGTAGCCGTCAGCTTCATAGAGAGGAACTACCAACTGTTCAAGATGGATACCAGGCAACTGACTGCGGCTGAACAATGTAAGCGATACGATCTTCAAACTGtacaatttaaaacttatttttatgataatctatactaatattataaagctgaagagtttgtttgtttgtttgaacgcactaatctccggagctactggtccgaattgaataattctttttgtgttggatagtgcatttatcgaggaaggctataggctaacTATAAATCATCGAACCGCGACCGGAAGCAGAGCTAGTAGCTAGCATTTTATTATATGAGGATAACGGATTGGTTTCAGTTGAGCTGCAGGCGACATTATGGGCGAGTATAATAACGTTGCTGGAAGATGACGAGGAGGTGATCCGGCAGCGCGTGTCGGGCGTAGTGTCGGCGGAGCAGCGCGTGACCCCGAGCCGTGCGGCGCGCGTGGTACTGGGCGCGGTGCGCGCGGCCGGCGCCTCCCTGCTGGCGCTCGTCGCGCTGCTGGACTTCCAGTCCGTCGTCGTCGTGGCAGATGACGTCAGCGATGAGGTTACTACACTTTTCCTATCTAAACTTTTACCTTtttcctaaatatttttttttctgtaagtaTCCTTTAATCTTACTTTTGggaaatattattgaataaaacataTACAGGTACAATGTTAATaagaatgatgacggggtagaAAAATTAAagatctaattagtccgtcagttaggtactgaaaaaatattagccacatattttaaatgatataacctagataaaacgaatcaaagtttaggagtgggagaaaatacgttatttctacgtataaaatgtacctagaagtgacgtcacgcgatatttcaaatctgtatatcttcgaaaatatttgtttccgtaagaaattataaaaacacgTGTCTAAGATTTTAGAATTATCgacaagattaaaataaaaattagtcatctaccctattatgtcGGACTAGTTGGACCGGGCCAACTAGAGCCgactaaataacaaaaattcgcACCCCTAGATGAAGACTCCGGTAACTCAAAAAGTGCCCGTTTTGAGTTAATGGCATTTTCAAATCCTCGTATCGGGTACCTACACGGACATATAACTCACGTAACAATATCGTccaccattttgaaaaaaatggcGCTTAATAGTTAGATTTTTGATATCTTTTCTTTTGTAGAAATAtcagtttttctttatttcccaaaaaactgtttttttgaGTTACCGGAGTCTTCATCATGCAAAATAGTTGCCTTAtcgaattaataatttataatttgtatttatagtgTCGAGTGTTCGACCAGAACGAGAGGTACAATATATTCCTAGAAGAAAGTATATGGACAATAGCGTGCGCTGATATCCTGGTAAATgaacataaagtaaataattccaAGCTGCTGGAAATCATAAGCAGGCCAGAGTATGAAGGAACTTTCCAGAAACTGTGCAAGGACAACGTGGAAATGTACAAGAAAATGGCCACAGGACACAAGCTACCACGAAGCGAGGCGCTCAACCCTAAGATACAATTACTAGTTGATAAGTTACGTGATACTGCCACgtaataattgtattgtgttagaaaaatgttagataatatttatatcgataccttaattggcaaaccagcCAACTCCACATTTggtcagttattttttttttttgtttacatagtatgaaacaaaaaatatgatagaATTTTAAGTGTCTCCTGAAAAATTTGCTCATAAGGAGTTAGCTGGTTTgtcaattatgtaaaaaaattgtaaatatgtacaGTATGTACACATATCCTACCTATTGCGCTGCAATAATTTACATTAAGGAGATATTCCGTAAGAGCTGAAACTGTCCACAGCTGAAGAGCCTTTTAATCACGAACGTTAGTGTTCCGTTACAAGTACAAGTAATTTAAGATAAATACAGCATTAAGAGAGCCCCTAAGTTTTTTTACAGTTACTTAAAGGATAAGCGTTGCAGCACAGTTGAGATTCCGCAAACCATGGTATTAAATGACATAAGTGTTTCCAATGGAACAGACACATGCAACTTATTTGCATCGTATTTCTCTTCCACTTATATTAAACCATCAGATCATATCATAACACCAACTGCTTATCCATCAAACATTAATTGTATTGGCAACATATATATCAGTCATGAAAATatcctaaaatatttaaagggaCTCGACACTCACAAAGGTGCCGGACCCGACGCAATTCCACCATACTTTGTATCAAAGTGCGCCATGTCTTTAAGTCTTCCTTTGTttatcattataaataaatccatGACAACGGGTATATTCCCGACTGCTTGGAAAGTTGCTAAAGTGGTGCCCATTTTCAAGAGtggtaacaaagaaataatttctaattataggcCTATATCAATTCTGTCCGTTTTCGCTAAGTCTTTTGAAGCTCTTATCTATCCTTATTTGAAGAGTCATTCCAGTCAATTGTTTATTGATGAACAGCACGGTTTTATTAGTTCTCAGCTACTGgttgtctaaataaataaataggtatttagttagcgtaaaaaatgttatttaaaatatctatttttaaaatactttcatGATATCTATACAGGACATTTTAAAATGGgacaaaaagttaataaaatataatgatactGACAGTGTActgttttttagggttccgtagccaaatggcaaaaaacggaacccttatagattcgtcatgtctgtctgtccgtctgtccgtccgtccgtccgtatgtccgtatgtcacagccatttatttccgaaactgttgggcctacatagttgaaactttgtaagatggtgtattttggtaaccgctattagaattttgaataaaaattaataaatttaaaaattaaagggggcacatggaactgattaaaaaaaaattttttttcagcttacatatccgtgatgggtgttaatggataggtctttaaaaaagacattaaggtttctaaaaccacttttcgtcaaaagtggaaaaatgtgtccccccctctaacttttaaaataagagagtgagaaaactgaaaaaaatatatgctgtagatttcaatggaaactaacaacgaaaattggtttgaacgagatatcattattagtttttaagaaataaaacattttcaaaaaccgcaaatataactttgtcgttcatacaaacactatgtaaaaccaagttattttacaacttttatattatgtcatctacttgcttttacggaacccttcatgagcgagcccgactcgcacttggccggcttacaaaaacaatttttttattttaccagaaaatcgacgtgaaacaacgtttgcgttgtgtgagtgaggttaacccttcccagtcttcccaatccccgaatcctcaacaacccttaaattcctaaattcCAAAAAGCCGGCATCGCCGCGCCTTTTGGGTTGTCCATaggcggtgacgattgcttaccatcaggtaattcgtctgttcgtttgccgggttataccacaaaaaataccAGAAGATTTCAATCTAGTCTAGAGTAGATAATGTCTAGTGTATTAGTCTAcattctagactaataaataaaattttagtgtctctttatacataatattgaaataacccgtttttactacatgcatataagCATACtacctaatataaattataaatttttttgtttgtctgtctgtttgttctggctaatatctgaaatggctggaccgattttgacggaaaTTTTATTTGCAGGgcagctgatgtactaaggtaTTCCAAAGCCTAAGTTACTACATaggataattttattagtatcaaagtccgtaatccacgcgagtgAAACCGCGGTCATCGGCTAGTAGAATATAAGAACTAAGATTGGAATACAGATTTTTGTCTTAGTTTCTTATGATAGGGTTTTTCAGTGTTGACTGTTAACAAACATATTTGCTACAGTATCTATTTTCTACTGGCGAAGATGACAGAATGTTGCAATAAAACACAGAAATAGAGGGTAAGGCAGTCTCCTTGAATATGTATAATATCTATGATTCACTATGTACACAGTACAATATATTTCACACAATTTTGTCTCTCCGTATTCGGAACACTTCACTAGCTAATgcactatttttaaatttcattttctGTGGCTTTTTCTCTTTCACAAAACTATCTTTCATCTCTTGCACACTGTTTTCTACTTCCTGAGTAGTCTTAGGTATTAatctttcaattttattctttacaCTAGCTTCTGGAATTTTGTCATCTGTATCGTTAAACAAATCCTTTACTGAGACTAGCCTATGAGAGTTTCCGACACGGAGTAATTTCTTCAGTCCTCGCGTAGTTTTCTTTTCTACCAGCGCGAGCAGTCCCCAGTCGTCTCCCTTCTGTTTGTCCATGCCTGCCTCCAGCTGCCACGCGGCATTCCTCACTTCAGCTTTCAGTCGCTCACATTCTTCGAAGCTGACATTTCTACTGACATTGAGCGCCTGCTCCAACGGGTTCACGATGTATAAAGGCAAGGAGTTCGGTTTCCTGATGGACGCGCCTTCGTTGATGGATATCGCTTTCTCCTTGAAGTCGAACTGTGAGTAGAACTCGAAGAACTGCAGCAGTAACGTCTGCAGGTTGGCCTTGTTCTGCGCGTAGCACTCCGACGGCAGCTTGTTCATGTCGCGTAGGAATGTGCAGTTGAGATTCTCTTCTGCTATTCGAATGTCTTCTTTGCCTGTAATtagaaatataatacataatcgTATTGTTAAATCTACAGAACTTATGAACTTTCCGTTACAATTTAATGATACACTAATGGACAAATGTCCCACGACATGTATCGGCGAAGTGCACGCGGCGCAAATGAAACCAGTGAATTTCGCCCGGCATATATGGCAACATCGCGCGACTTATGTCCACAGCGTCGTTGATGTTGCCAGACATGTCGACCTAAGTCCGGTAAAGTCGTGCTACTTCAACTTCACCCAACATCGCTAGTGGCAAGTGTCGCAAGACATTTATCTCCTAGCTAGTGTATTCTTGACTTAAAACTaacaagataataaaataacgttGTCAATTGGGTACTAACCGGCTCGCCTCACAAGATTTTTCAAAGTGGGCAGCACATGTCCGTCGTTAGTTTTCTGCTGTAGGAAAAATAGCACCATCAGTGTGAGAGGGAAGTTGGTGATCCATCGTCCTGGGTGTGGGTTTGTGAGACCCACGGCACGCGCCCAGCGACGCACCGCGAACGTTAACGGCCGCACTCTGTCGTCCAGGGAACCGAATAACCATAGCAACTCTGACATGTACACCCCAGACCTGTAATGTGAGAAGATTCGactaaataatgtgttttataataattttcacctagaatttaaaaaaaaataattgagtaacaaaataCAGTTCTGTATTCCTGTTCTGGATGCAGTAATTGGAGAAGATGAATGCATAATGCATATTCCAGTCACTAAGTATTATGCAAGTATTTTCAATTAAGAGATGTACAGATaggccttaaggcattaagtccgccattcacatGTGTTTGTGTGAAGAAGATtggatgaatgaatgaatgaatgaagatAGATGGGTTTATTTGCTTGAAATATGGTACTGACATGTTATTGTAGCAGAGATCGCACTCGAGGTCGGTGTAGTGGTGCGCGAACTTGACGATGGGCACGCGCGCGTTGAGGATGCGCTGCACGCGCGCGGCGCCCGCCACGCGCAGCTCCAGCAGGTCGGCCACGCACTGCATGTGCCGCGCCCACGGCGCGCGGGACCCCTCCGTGCGCTTGTCCTGGTACACCAGGCGAGACCCCGCCTTCATCTGCACACacacaatttatttcattgaacTGTAACATTGTTATTTGTCCCCAGCTCTCAGTTTATTTCAGAAGTAACACAAGTGGAATATTGACATAGGAATGACCTTAATCTGGGGCTAGAAAGGGCCTTTGTTCatttgttccatgcgggaattgaTAGCCACCGCCTACTGCCTAGCCACTGCCAGGTAGTAGTAACCCCAACCTCAT
This genomic interval from Spodoptera frugiperda isolate SF20-4 chromosome 6, AGI-APGP_CSIRO_Sfru_2.0, whole genome shotgun sequence contains the following:
- the LOC118267416 gene encoding poly(A) RNA polymerase, mitochondrial, coding for MSVLFRSLVNKGKKHLFKKLLNSNQSTCRCVFFRKYSGSEKRFLSFDEIVAQRRGEAKRSIVVQVNSEASFKELYGYCSKYATIKDVHHYKNSNDEHFMLIEFGSEESLQDVLRSCSTHQKDVDIMALNSPFLWFRASNGRTESYATPATVLASINGIEQVDEDKLFKDLVECDTVSDQIQLLYDRTRLNDLGARLRYMVARQIECMLESLYANVAVRPFGSSINGFGKMGCDLDLVLTNTLTDEMMKAGSRLVYQDKRTEGSRAPWARHMQCVADLLELRVAGAARVQRILNARVPIVKFAHHYTDLECDLCYNNMSGVYMSELLWLFGSLDDRVRPLTFAVRRWARAVGLTNPHPGRWITNFPLTLMVLFFLQQKTNDGHVLPTLKNLVRRAGKEDIRIAEENLNCTFLRDMNKLPSECYAQNKANLQTLLLQFFEFYSQFDFKEKAISINEGASIRKPNSLPLYIVNPLEQALNVSRNVSFEECERLKAEVRNAAWQLEAGMDKQKGDDWGLLALVEKKTTRGLKKLLRVGNSHRLVSVKDLFNDTDDKIPEASVKNKIERLIPKTTQEVENSVQEMKDSFVKEKKPQKMKFKNSALASEVFRIRRDKIV